The stretch of DNA TTGTAGTGATTTAAGCTGTAATGTCCCTCAGATAGAAGCAATCTACAAAAAACGGTGGAAAGTGGAAGTCTTTCATAAAACACTCAAGTTTAATACTGGTTTAGCTAAATCCCCAACTAAATGTATTCGTACTCAAGTAAATCATATCTTTATGTCTATCTATGCTGCATTCCAATTGGAGTGTTTAAAATTGAAACACAAGATGAATCATTTTGCTTTGCGTAGTAGTCTTTATGTCAAAGCTTTGCAACAAGCTATGTGTGAATTACATTTACTCAAGAGTGCGTAACCTCAGTTAGTATCTAATAAGTATTTACCACTCATTTAAGTCGATTTGCTCGCAATGTTCTTCAATTGCTTCACTCATCAACTGTAAATCTTCCAATACTATTTCACCTACAAAACGCAACAATTGTTGACCAGAAGTGCCAATAATTTGCTTTGTTTGTTTTTTTGATTTAGGTTCTAAAAAAGTGACAATTACCTGACTTTCTTCAATATTCTCTGGTGTTTCTGCTAGTTTGATCGCACCGTCTTTATAGACTCCTTTGATAGACTGGAGCATTTTTAGTTATTTTTCTTGCAATTAATTTTAGGATAATTATAGCTTGAGTTATGGTAATTAGATTTATGGAGTGAGGGGTTCACTCCCTTCGGTCGCAGTCGCATTTCAATTAGTTAGAGATGCTTCGTAGCCTCAGCATGAGATAGTGAACAATTAGCGATCTCGCCAAAGACGAGTCGACATCAAAACTGCTATAAACAAAAAGGGTTTTGGACTAATAATTGCTCGTATAGCTGTCCTGAGTTTAAATCTTCTGTCCAAATAATTTGGCAATTCATGGTAACTGCACTAACAACGATCATTGAATCCCAAAAAGAAATACCATAACGATTCTGTATTCTAATTGCATCTAGGATATCGTCAGTTTGAGGAGAATGTACTTGCCAGACTGATAAGTTTCTAATAATTTCACTTGCTTCTTGCCATGCCAGAGGTTGAGAAACTTTGCGGGTAACAGTAACATAAAATTCCTGCAAAACTTGAACGCTTAAACAACCTTGGCGAGTTTGCCATAATTTTTTGATTAGATTAGAAGCAAGAAGATGTTTTTTTCCAGCAGAGCGGTCATAGGCATAAACTAAAACATTTGTATCAACAAATTCAAGTTGTTTAA from Stanieria cyanosphaera PCC 7437 encodes:
- a CDS encoding PIN domain-containing protein, with protein sequence MSDIKQLEFVDTNVLVYAYDRSAGKKHLLASNLIKKLWQTRQGCLSVQVLQEFYVTVTRKVSQPLAWQEASEIIRNLSVWQVHSPQTDDILDAIRIQNRYGISFWDSMIVVSAVTMNCQIIWTEDLNSGQLYEQLLVQNPFCL